One Cedecea neteri DNA segment encodes these proteins:
- the argS gene encoding arginine--tRNA ligase, with product MNIQSLLSEKVSQALIAAGAPADCEPQVRQSAKVQFGDYQANGVMSVAKTLGMPPRQVAEKVIANLDLTGIASKVEIAGPGFINIFLDPAFLAKNIDEAVASDRVGVSVSEPQTIVVDYSAPNVAKEMHVGHIRSTIIGDAAVRTLEFLGHKVIRANHVGDWGTQFGMLIAFLEKQQQENAGEMALADLEEFYRAAKKHYDEDEVFAERARGYVVKLQGGDEYCREMWRKLVDITMTQNQKTYERLNVTLTRDDVMGESLYNPMLPGIVADLKEKGLAVESEGATVVFLDEFKNKDGDPMGVIIQKKDGGYLYTTTDIACAKYRYETLHADRVLYFIDSRQHQHLMQAWTIVRKAGYVPESVTLEHQMFGMMLGKDGKPFKTRSGGTVKLTDLLDEAMERARGLVAAKNPDMPADELENLAKAVGIGAVKYADLSKSRTTDYIFDWDNMLAFEGNTAPYMQYAYTRVLSVFRKADLDEAELLKAKVVITEDREAQLAARLLQFEETLNVVARDGTPHVMCAYLYDVAGLFSGFYEHCPILSAADEATRNSRLKLALLTAKTLKLGLDTLGINTVERM from the coding sequence GTGAATATTCAGTCTCTTCTCTCAGAAAAAGTCAGCCAGGCGCTGATTGCTGCAGGTGCGCCAGCGGACTGCGAACCGCAGGTTCGTCAGTCAGCAAAAGTCCAGTTCGGCGACTATCAGGCCAATGGCGTGATGTCCGTTGCCAAAACGCTGGGCATGCCGCCGCGACAGGTTGCAGAGAAGGTCATCGCTAACCTCGATCTAACCGGGATCGCCAGCAAAGTAGAGATTGCCGGTCCAGGCTTTATCAACATCTTCCTCGACCCGGCATTTCTGGCGAAAAACATCGATGAGGCAGTAGCGTCCGATCGCGTTGGCGTGAGCGTGTCTGAACCGCAAACTATCGTCGTCGACTATTCCGCGCCAAACGTTGCCAAAGAAATGCACGTGGGCCATATCCGCTCCACCATCATCGGTGACGCGGCTGTGCGTACCCTCGAGTTCCTTGGCCACAAAGTCATCCGTGCCAACCACGTTGGCGACTGGGGCACTCAGTTCGGCATGCTCATCGCGTTCCTGGAAAAACAGCAGCAGGAAAACGCGGGCGAAATGGCGCTGGCCGACCTGGAAGAGTTTTACCGCGCGGCCAAAAAACACTACGACGAAGACGAAGTCTTTGCCGAGCGCGCCCGTGGTTACGTGGTTAAGCTGCAGGGCGGCGATGAATACTGCCGTGAGATGTGGCGCAAGCTGGTCGACATCACCATGACGCAGAACCAGAAAACCTACGAACGCCTCAACGTGACGCTCACCCGCGATGACGTGATGGGCGAAAGCCTCTACAACCCAATGCTGCCTGGCATTGTGGCGGATCTGAAAGAAAAAGGTCTGGCGGTAGAAAGCGAAGGCGCGACCGTGGTGTTCCTGGATGAGTTCAAGAACAAAGATGGCGACCCGATGGGCGTGATCATCCAGAAGAAAGATGGCGGTTACCTGTACACCACCACCGACATCGCCTGTGCCAAATATCGCTACGAAACCCTGCATGCCGACCGCGTGCTCTACTTCATCGACTCCCGTCAGCACCAGCACCTGATGCAGGCGTGGACCATCGTGCGTAAAGCAGGCTACGTACCGGAGTCCGTCACCCTGGAACACCAGATGTTCGGCATGATGCTGGGCAAAGACGGCAAGCCGTTCAAAACCCGCTCCGGCGGCACCGTGAAGCTGACCGACCTGCTGGATGAGGCAATGGAACGCGCCCGCGGTCTGGTTGCGGCGAAGAACCCGGACATGCCTGCGGACGAACTGGAAAACCTGGCCAAAGCGGTAGGCATTGGCGCGGTGAAATACGCCGACCTGTCCAAGAGCCGTACCACCGACTACATCTTCGACTGGGACAACATGCTGGCCTTCGAAGGGAACACCGCGCCGTACATGCAGTACGCTTACACCCGCGTCCTGTCCGTGTTCCGTAAAGCCGACCTCGACGAAGCTGAACTGCTGAAAGCGAAGGTCGTCATTACCGAAGATCGTGAAGCCCAGTTAGCCGCCCGCCTGCTGCAGTTTGAAGAGACACTGAACGTGGTAGCTCGCGACGGTACGCCGCATGTGATGTGTGCCTATCTGTACGATGTTGCCGGCCTGTTCTCCGGCTTCTACGAGCACTGCCCGATTCTCAGCGCCGCCGATGAAGCGACCCGTAATAGCCGCCTGAAGCTGGCACTGCTTACCGCGAAAACGCTGAAGCTGGGTCTGGACACGTTGGGTATCAACACCGTAGAACGTATGTAA
- the flhE gene encoding flagellar protein FlhE, which yields MKALLLMLLVPFGALALGEGSWQDSGIGVTLANRGVTASSRPLKPMQPVSGRMTLIAWTYVLDGPTPAGLTVKLCSPTNCTPLEGENGTTRGLTNTDANQPLRFVWEVPGGGSMYPPLRVRSNQVIVNYVQ from the coding sequence ATGAAAGCGTTACTTTTGATGCTGCTGGTGCCGTTTGGCGCGCTGGCGTTAGGTGAGGGCTCCTGGCAGGACAGCGGGATTGGCGTGACTCTCGCTAATCGGGGCGTAACGGCCTCGTCCCGCCCGTTGAAACCGATGCAGCCCGTCAGCGGCAGAATGACGCTGATCGCCTGGACCTACGTGCTGGATGGCCCGACGCCTGCGGGGCTGACTGTCAAACTTTGTTCGCCGACGAATTGCACCCCGCTTGAGGGGGAAAATGGCACCACGCGCGGCCTGACCAACACCGATGCAAATCAGCCCTTACGGTTTGTCTGGGAAGTGCCCGGCGGCGGTTCTATGTATCCGCCGCTGCGGGTGCGCAGTAATCAAGTTATCGTTAACTACGTCCAGTAA
- the flhA gene encoding flagellar biosynthesis protein FlhA: MANLAAMLRLPGNMKSGQWQILAGPVLILLILSMMVLPLPPFVLDLLFTFNIALSIMVLLVAMFTQRTLDFAAFPTILLFTTLLRLALNVASTRIILLEGHTGAAAAGKVVEAFGHFLVGGNFAIGIVVFIILVIINFMVITKGAGRIAEVGARFVLDGMPGKQMAIDADLNAGIIGEEEAKKRRSEVTQEADFYGSMDGASKFVRGDAVAGLIIMVINVVGGLMVGVIQHDMAMGAAAQSYTLLTIGDGLVAQIPALVISTAAGVIVTRVATDQDVGEQMVTQLFNNPRVMLLAAGVLGLLGMVPGMPNFVFLLFTAALLGLAWWMRGRQMAAPEAPQPVKMPENAQAVEATWNDVQLEDPLGMEVGYRLIPMVDFQQDGELLGRIRSIRKKFAQEMGFLPPVVHIRDNMDLPPARYRILMKGVEIGSGDAYPGRWLAINPGTAAGTLPGEATIDPAFGLAAIWIESALKEQAQIQGFTVVEASTVVATHLNHLIGQFAPELFGRQEAQQLLDRVTQEMPKLTEDLIPAVVTLTTLHKVLQNLLEEKVPIRDMRTILETLAEHAPIQSDPHELTAVVRVALGRAITQQWFPGTGEVQVIGLDASLERLLLQALQGGGGLEPGLADRLLEQTQDALQRQEMLGAPPVLLVNHALRPLLARFLRRTLPQLVVLSSLELSDNRNIRMTATIGAK, from the coding sequence ATGGCTAATCTGGCTGCGATGTTGCGCCTGCCGGGCAACATGAAATCTGGGCAATGGCAAATTCTTGCGGGACCTGTACTGATCCTGCTGATTCTGTCGATGATGGTGCTGCCGCTGCCGCCGTTTGTCCTCGACCTGCTGTTTACCTTTAACATCGCGCTGTCGATCATGGTGCTGCTGGTGGCGATGTTCACCCAGCGCACGCTGGATTTCGCGGCATTCCCGACCATTCTGCTGTTTACCACTTTGCTGCGCCTTGCGCTGAACGTAGCGTCTACCCGAATTATCCTGCTTGAAGGCCATACCGGCGCGGCGGCGGCGGGTAAAGTGGTTGAAGCCTTTGGCCACTTCCTGGTGGGCGGCAACTTCGCCATCGGTATCGTGGTGTTTATCATCCTCGTTATCATCAACTTTATGGTTATCACCAAGGGTGCAGGGCGTATCGCCGAAGTCGGGGCGCGTTTTGTGCTGGACGGGATGCCGGGTAAACAGATGGCTATTGATGCCGATCTGAACGCCGGGATCATTGGTGAAGAGGAAGCGAAAAAACGCCGCTCGGAAGTCACCCAGGAAGCCGACTTTTACGGCTCAATGGACGGGGCAAGTAAGTTCGTGCGCGGCGACGCCGTGGCCGGGCTTATCATCATGGTGATTAACGTGGTGGGCGGCCTGATGGTCGGGGTTATCCAGCACGATATGGCGATGGGGGCGGCGGCACAGAGCTATACGTTGCTGACCATCGGTGACGGCCTGGTAGCGCAGATCCCGGCGCTGGTGATTTCCACCGCAGCGGGCGTGATCGTTACCCGCGTGGCGACTGACCAGGACGTCGGCGAGCAGATGGTGACCCAGCTGTTCAATAACCCGCGCGTGATGCTGTTGGCCGCTGGCGTACTGGGACTGCTCGGCATGGTGCCGGGCATGCCGAACTTTGTTTTCCTGCTGTTTACCGCGGCGTTACTGGGCTTAGCCTGGTGGATGCGTGGCCGTCAGATGGCCGCGCCGGAAGCGCCTCAGCCAGTGAAAATGCCGGAGAATGCTCAGGCTGTGGAAGCCACCTGGAATGACGTACAGCTGGAAGATCCGCTGGGCATGGAAGTGGGTTATCGCCTGATTCCGATGGTGGATTTCCAACAGGACGGCGAACTGCTGGGCCGTATTCGCAGTATTCGTAAAAAATTCGCCCAGGAGATGGGGTTCCTGCCGCCGGTGGTGCATATCCGCGACAATATGGATCTGCCGCCTGCGCGCTACCGTATTTTGATGAAGGGCGTAGAAATCGGCAGCGGGGATGCTTATCCTGGTCGCTGGCTGGCGATCAACCCCGGCACGGCCGCCGGGACGTTACCGGGCGAGGCGACCATTGATCCGGCCTTTGGCCTGGCTGCCATCTGGATTGAAAGCGCATTGAAAGAGCAGGCGCAGATTCAGGGCTTTACCGTGGTTGAAGCGAGTACCGTGGTGGCTACGCACCTGAACCACCTTATCGGGCAGTTTGCGCCAGAGCTGTTTGGCCGCCAGGAAGCGCAGCAGCTGCTTGACCGCGTGACGCAGGAAATGCCGAAGCTGACGGAAGATCTCATCCCGGCAGTGGTGACGCTGACCACGCTGCATAAAGTGCTGCAAAACCTGCTGGAAGAGAAGGTGCCGATCCGCGATATGCGTACCATTCTCGAAACGCTGGCGGAGCACGCGCCTATTCAAAGCGATCCGCATGAGCTTACCGCCGTGGTTCGCGTGGCGCTGGGCAGGGCTATCACGCAGCAATGGTTCCCTGGCACCGGTGAAGTGCAGGTTATCGGCCTGGATGCTTCCCTTGAACGTCTGCTGCTGCAGGCGCTGCAGGGCGGGGGCGGTCTTGAACCGGGGCTGGCGGATCGCCTGCTGGAACAGACTCAGGATGCGTTACAGCGCCAGGAAATGCTGGGTGCGCCGCCGGTGCTGTTGGTGAACCACGCCCTGCGTCCGCTGCTGGCGCGTTTCTTACGCAGAACCTTGCCGCAGCTGGTGGTGCTTTCTAGCCTGGAGCTGTCCGACAACCGCAACATCCGCATGACGGCCACGATCGGAGCGAAATAA
- the flhB gene encoding flagellar biosynthesis protein FlhB: MSEDSDQEKTEAPTAHRLEKAREEGQIPRSRELTSLLMLLVGLCIIWMGGASLGKMLGAMLSDGLHFDHKIINDPSLIVNQISHLIKLAVMALLPLISGLVIVAIAAPMLLGGVNFSAKSIKFNLGKLNPIAGIKRMFSMQTAAELLKALLKAVLVGCVAAWYLWHNWPAMMRLMSESPVTALASALNMVALCALLVILGLIPMVGFDVFFQIYSHIKKLRMTRQDIRDEYKQNEGDPHIKGRIRQQQRAIARRRMMADVPKADVIVTNPTHYAVALQYDENKMSAPKVLAKGAGLIAQRIKEIGNENRIPMLEAPPLARALYRHAEIGQQIPGQLYSAVAEVLAWVWQLRRWRVAGGLIPKKPENLPVPEALDFANEKDSDG, from the coding sequence GTGTCTGAAGATAGCGATCAGGAAAAAACAGAAGCCCCCACGGCCCACCGACTTGAAAAGGCGCGTGAAGAGGGGCAGATCCCGCGTTCCCGTGAACTGACTTCTCTACTGATGTTGCTGGTGGGGCTGTGCATTATCTGGATGGGCGGAGCGTCGCTGGGCAAGATGCTCGGCGCGATGCTGTCTGATGGCTTGCACTTTGACCATAAAATCATCAACGACCCCAGCCTGATCGTGAATCAGATTAGCCATTTGATAAAACTTGCGGTGATGGCGCTGCTGCCGCTGATCTCCGGCCTGGTTATTGTCGCGATAGCCGCGCCGATGCTGCTGGGGGGCGTGAACTTTAGCGCCAAGTCGATCAAGTTTAATCTCGGCAAGCTCAACCCGATTGCCGGTATTAAGCGAATGTTTTCCATGCAGACGGCAGCCGAGCTGCTCAAGGCGCTGCTGAAAGCGGTGCTGGTGGGCTGCGTGGCCGCCTGGTATTTGTGGCACAACTGGCCGGCGATGATGCGCCTGATGAGTGAGTCTCCGGTTACTGCCCTGGCCAGCGCGCTCAACATGGTGGCGCTTTGCGCCCTGCTGGTGATTCTGGGCCTCATCCCTATGGTGGGATTTGACGTCTTCTTCCAGATCTACAGCCACATTAAAAAGTTACGCATGACCCGCCAGGACATTCGTGACGAGTACAAACAGAACGAGGGTGACCCGCACATTAAAGGGCGTATTCGTCAGCAGCAAAGAGCGATTGCCCGCCGTCGCATGATGGCCGATGTGCCAAAAGCTGACGTTATCGTGACCAACCCGACCCATTATGCGGTGGCCCTGCAGTACGACGAAAACAAAATGAGCGCACCCAAAGTCCTGGCGAAAGGTGCCGGGCTGATCGCTCAGCGCATTAAAGAAATTGGCAATGAAAACCGCATCCCGATGCTGGAAGCCCCCCCGCTGGCGCGTGCGCTGTACCGCCATGCGGAAATTGGGCAGCAGATCCCCGGCCAGCTTTATTCTGCCGTGGCGGAAGTGCTGGCCTGGGTCTGGCAGCTGCGCCGCTGGCGCGTGGCGGGCGGCTTAATTCCGAAGAAACCTGAAAATCTGCCGGTGCCTGAGGCGCTGGACTTTGCAAACGAGAAGGACTCCGATGGCTAA
- the cheZ gene encoding protein phosphatase CheZ — translation MHSSTNPATEIHEHSPTDIIARIGSLTRMLRDSLRELGLDQAIAEAAEAIPDARDRLDYVVQMTAQAAERALNCVELSQPHQNQLESEAKALSGRWDAWFENPIELKDARELVTDTRSYLSGVPEHTSFTNAQLLEIMMAQDFQDLTGQVIKRMMDVIQEIERQLLMVLLENMPEPDARAKRVNEGLLNGPQLDATAAGVVASQDQVDDLLDSLGF, via the coding sequence ATGCACTCATCAACAAACCCGGCAACAGAGATACACGAGCATTCACCGACCGATATCATTGCACGTATCGGCAGCCTGACCCGCATGCTGCGCGACAGCCTGCGTGAACTGGGGCTCGACCAGGCTATTGCTGAAGCGGCTGAAGCTATTCCTGATGCCCGCGATCGCCTGGACTATGTCGTGCAGATGACCGCACAGGCCGCCGAGCGCGCCCTGAACTGTGTGGAGCTGTCGCAGCCTCACCAGAACCAGCTGGAAAGCGAAGCGAAAGCGCTGAGCGGCCGCTGGGATGCATGGTTTGAAAATCCGATCGAGCTGAAAGATGCGCGCGAACTGGTAACCGACACCCGCAGCTACCTGTCAGGCGTCCCGGAGCACACCAGCTTCACCAACGCCCAACTGCTGGAAATCATGATGGCGCAGGATTTCCAGGATCTTACCGGCCAGGTTATCAAGCGCATGATGGACGTTATCCAGGAGATCGAACGCCAGCTGTTGATGGTGCTGTTGGAAAACATGCCGGAGCCGGACGCTCGCGCCAAGCGCGTGAACGAAGGCTTGCTGAACGGGCCACAGCTTGATGCTACCGCCGCCGGCGTGGTGGCAAGCCAGGATCAGGTTGATGATTTGCTGGACAGCTTAGGCTTTTAA